A region from the Lentimonas sp. CC4 genome encodes:
- a CDS encoding efflux transporter outer membrane subunit, which translates to MIHLTQKQLTRCASQSVIALSLLWLSACATTSSMTDTRASFDANLPTTWQNDTKPTSTSDTTDLSEWWSRFNDPQMEVLIAEALANNTDSRIALSNIRKARAERGLEEAELWPTLSGRTSASSSNVHDRDTHDSSSSQSYSAGLDASWEVDLFGQQQQYLKASDAELAASVETFYQVQVSLAAEVANTYLDLCAYESRLAIVRDSLSMREDTLRITQWQEDAGEGDSLSTQQSISSVEQARAQIPGLEQSVVETRNSLSILTGRTPESFATLATKAAIFPQTPEALAIGIPADTLRQRPDVRTAELQIEAATANLSATERSRLPSLNLSGSIGVEALSSGDLLDPQRILSNIAAGLSAPIWDAGRISRNIEIQNEVLVQSYLSYESTVLNALSEVENALSAIRKRTTQLATLTRATTAAHQASELAQMQYEVGEIDLLTVLETQRTELVVKESRAAIESQALQAHVQLYKSLGGEWSTPGEISQL; encoded by the coding sequence ATGATACATCTTACTCAAAAACAACTGACACGCTGCGCGAGTCAAAGCGTCATTGCGCTTAGCTTGCTGTGGCTGAGTGCCTGCGCCACCACCTCGTCGATGACCGACACACGTGCCAGCTTCGATGCTAACTTGCCAACGACTTGGCAAAACGACACGAAGCCCACGAGCACATCCGATACCACCGATCTCAGTGAGTGGTGGTCGCGCTTTAACGATCCGCAGATGGAAGTGCTGATTGCGGAGGCGCTTGCCAACAATACCGATAGCCGGATCGCACTGTCTAATATACGAAAAGCGCGCGCCGAGCGTGGCCTAGAAGAAGCCGAGCTCTGGCCGACGCTCTCAGGGCGGACGTCGGCGTCGAGTTCCAATGTGCATGACCGCGACACACATGATTCCAGCAGCTCCCAGAGCTATAGTGCCGGACTGGACGCGAGCTGGGAGGTCGATCTCTTTGGTCAGCAGCAGCAATACTTGAAAGCCTCCGATGCCGAACTCGCTGCGAGTGTGGAAACGTTTTATCAAGTGCAGGTCTCGCTAGCTGCCGAAGTGGCTAACACGTATTTGGATCTCTGTGCATATGAGTCTCGACTCGCCATTGTTCGGGACAGTCTCTCCATGCGCGAAGACACGCTACGCATCACGCAATGGCAAGAGGATGCCGGCGAAGGTGACTCCTTGAGCACACAGCAGTCCATCAGTTCGGTGGAGCAAGCGCGGGCACAAATTCCAGGCTTGGAGCAAAGTGTCGTCGAAACGCGCAATAGTTTGTCCATTCTGACTGGCCGCACGCCGGAGTCGTTTGCCACATTGGCCACGAAGGCTGCGATTTTTCCTCAAACACCTGAGGCGCTTGCGATCGGCATTCCAGCTGATACCTTGCGTCAACGTCCCGATGTTCGCACGGCGGAGTTACAAATCGAGGCGGCCACCGCGAATCTATCGGCCACCGAGCGGAGTCGTCTGCCTTCGCTCAACCTAAGCGGCTCCATTGGGGTCGAAGCGTTGTCTTCGGGCGACTTGCTCGACCCGCAGCGTATTCTTTCAAATATCGCAGCTGGCCTGAGTGCACCGATTTGGGATGCCGGACGTATTAGCCGAAATATCGAAATCCAAAACGAGGTGCTCGTCCAATCTTACCTGAGCTATGAAAGCACGGTGCTCAATGCATTGTCCGAAGTCGAAAATGCGCTCAGTGCGATTCGCAAACGCACCACGCAGCTCGCCACACTGACACGTGCGACCACCGCTGCGCATCAAGCGTCCGAGCTTGCTCAAATGCAATATGAAGTCGGCGAAATCGATTTGCTCACAGTCTTAGAAACGCAACGAACCGAATTGGTCGTTAAGGAAAGTCGTGCCGCGATCGAATCACAGGCACTGCAGGCTCACGTCCAACTTTACAAATCACTGGGTGGCGAATGGTCCACTCCCGGCGAAATTTCACAACTTTGA